Proteins from one Vibrio coralliirubri genomic window:
- a CDS encoding MATE family efflux transporter yields the protein MNSTTATPSPSLGRQLYTMTWPMLFGVLSLMSFQLVDSAFIGQLGVLPLAVQGFTLPIQMIIIGIQVGLGIATTAVIARAIGANEIRYAKQLGGLVVAMGSVSVALFSVIIYLLRGPILQLLDAPPTVLPIIDSYWIYWLVSSWTGALLYFFYSVCRANGNTMLPGSMMIATSIINLILDPIFIFTLDMGINGAAIATILAFGAGIFIVAPKVTKKHWMTFDWHDLDIGKSVRSIGNIMGPAMISQLLPPVSSMLATKLLAGYGTAAVAAWALGSRFEFFSIVAVLALTMSMPPMIGRMLGEKNLENIRKLVKIAVMFVLGFQLVIALVTWVFSGGLANLMTSEDEVSTILNYHLLIVPISLGPLGICMLMVSISNALGKSYTALAISALRLFAFFLPCLWVGSQLAGIEGLFWGAMVGNVLAGTCAWFMYQQALGQVEAKLAK from the coding sequence ATGAATTCTACGACCGCAACTCCCTCGCCTTCTCTTGGCCGACAACTCTATACAATGACATGGCCAATGCTGTTTGGGGTACTCTCCCTGATGAGCTTCCAGCTTGTAGACAGTGCTTTTATTGGCCAGCTAGGCGTGCTGCCGCTCGCGGTTCAAGGCTTCACACTGCCAATTCAAATGATCATTATCGGGATTCAAGTCGGACTAGGCATCGCGACAACGGCTGTGATCGCGAGAGCGATTGGCGCCAACGAGATACGCTATGCCAAACAGCTCGGCGGATTAGTGGTTGCGATGGGCAGTGTGAGTGTCGCGCTGTTCTCAGTCATCATCTATCTGTTGCGTGGTCCTATTTTACAACTGCTCGATGCACCACCAACGGTATTGCCGATCATTGATTCTTACTGGATCTATTGGCTGGTAAGCTCTTGGACAGGCGCACTGCTCTACTTTTTCTACAGCGTGTGTCGTGCCAATGGCAATACCATGCTGCCCGGTTCGATGATGATCGCCACCAGCATCATCAACTTGATATTGGACCCGATTTTCATCTTCACGCTCGACATGGGCATCAACGGAGCCGCGATTGCGACCATCTTGGCGTTCGGTGCCGGTATTTTTATCGTTGCTCCTAAGGTGACGAAGAAGCATTGGATGACATTCGACTGGCACGATCTTGATATCGGCAAAAGTGTTCGCTCTATTGGAAACATCATGGGGCCTGCGATGATCAGTCAACTGCTGCCACCAGTCTCTTCGATGCTCGCCACCAAACTGCTTGCTGGCTACGGTACTGCAGCCGTTGCGGCTTGGGCGCTAGGTTCACGTTTTGAATTCTTTTCGATTGTTGCAGTGCTTGCTCTTACTATGTCAATGCCACCTATGATTGGCCGAATGTTGGGAGAAAAGAACCTAGAAAACATACGCAAGCTCGTCAAGATTGCCGTGATGTTCGTATTAGGGTTCCAATTGGTGATCGCACTAGTCACTTGGGTGTTCTCTGGTGGGTTGGCAAATCTCATGACCAGCGAAGACGAAGTCTCGACCATTTTGAACTACCACTTACTTATCGTTCCTATCAGTTTAGGGCCTTTGGGCATCTGTATGCTGATGGTTTCTATCTCTAATGCGCTTGGCAAGTCTTATACCGCATTAGCGATTTCTGCACTGCGCCTGTTCGCTTTCTTCTTACCTTGTTTATGGGTTGGTTCGCAGCTTGCTGGCATTGAAGGCCTATTCTGGGGTGCCATGGTAGGTAATGTACTTGCCGGCACTTGTGCATGGTTTATGTATCAGCAAGCGCTTGGGCAAGTCGAAGCTAAGCTAGCCAAATAG
- a CDS encoding carbon-phosphorus lyase complex subunit PhnI: MYVAVKGGEKAISLAHQLQAKKRRGNPDLPELSVEQIQDQLSGSVDRVMTEGGIYDKQLAALAIKQAAGDLVEAIFLLRAYRTTLPRLITAQPVDTNTMRIERRISATYKDLPGGQILGPTYDYTHRLLDFSLLAEGETPQIPTQDVTDSEPCPQVLGILENLDMMLTEEDDQQVPEDITMNPVNYPCNRSARLQNLVRGDEGFLLALSYSTQRGYGRNHPFAGEIRTGFSTLSIEPEELGFSIDIGEIELTECQMINGFVGNKQQKAKLTRGYGLTFGATERKAMSMALVDRSLQAAEYGELVDGPAQDEEFVLSHSDNVEAAGFVSHLKLPHYVDFQAELELLRKMHKEHDELMAQPGNDEQGNGVQGEQS, translated from the coding sequence ATGTACGTTGCTGTAAAAGGTGGTGAAAAGGCCATTAGTCTTGCGCACCAACTGCAAGCGAAGAAGCGTCGCGGTAATCCTGATTTACCAGAATTAAGCGTTGAACAGATTCAAGATCAGCTGTCAGGTTCGGTAGACCGAGTGATGACGGAAGGCGGAATTTATGACAAACAACTTGCGGCATTAGCCATCAAACAAGCCGCGGGCGATTTGGTTGAAGCTATCTTCTTGTTGCGCGCCTATCGCACCACGTTACCTCGCCTAATCACTGCGCAACCCGTTGATACCAATACAATGCGAATTGAACGTCGTATTTCAGCAACCTATAAAGATTTACCGGGTGGTCAGATCTTAGGCCCAACCTACGATTACACGCACCGCTTATTGGATTTCAGCCTACTTGCCGAAGGTGAAACACCGCAGATCCCCACGCAAGATGTGACTGACTCTGAACCTTGCCCTCAGGTGCTCGGCATTCTCGAAAACCTCGACATGATGTTGACCGAAGAAGATGACCAACAAGTACCAGAAGACATCACCATGAATCCGGTGAACTACCCATGTAACCGCAGCGCACGCCTACAAAACTTGGTGCGCGGCGATGAAGGTTTCTTATTGGCACTGAGCTACTCAACCCAACGTGGCTATGGTCGTAATCACCCATTCGCTGGCGAGATTCGTACGGGCTTTTCAACGTTATCGATTGAGCCTGAAGAGTTAGGTTTCAGCATCGATATTGGTGAAATTGAACTAACAGAGTGCCAGATGATCAATGGTTTTGTTGGTAACAAACAACAGAAAGCTAAGTTGACTCGCGGCTACGGCTTAACGTTTGGTGCGACTGAGCGTAAAGCAATGTCGATGGCATTGGTTGACCGTTCTTTGCAAGCCGCAGAATACGGCGAGCTTGTTGATGGCCCAGCTCAAGATGAAGAGTTTGTGCTTTCTCACTCAGACAACGTAGAAGCCGCAGGCTTTGTCTCTCACCTTAAACTTCCTCATTACGTCGATTTCCAAGCAGAACTGGAACTGCTGAGAAAAATGCATAAAGAGCACGATGAATTGATGGCTCAGCCAGGTAATGACGAACAAGGTAATGGCGTACAAGGAGAGCAGTCATGA
- the phnG gene encoding phosphonate C-P lyase system protein PhnG: MTALKERQKWMSVLAQSQFSELKTRWEALGLDAEYAMVRQPEIGLAQVRARMGSTGRQFNMGDVTITRTVIKLTSGELGYSYLQGRSKPHAELAAVVDALMQNGQQAEVLNTQLIEPLAAMKHERDSQRRQEVASSKVDFFTMVRGED, translated from the coding sequence ATGACAGCTTTGAAAGAGCGACAAAAGTGGATGTCAGTACTCGCGCAGAGCCAGTTCTCAGAATTAAAAACGCGCTGGGAAGCATTAGGGCTAGACGCGGAATACGCAATGGTTCGCCAACCAGAGATTGGTTTAGCACAAGTGCGTGCACGTATGGGCTCAACAGGCCGTCAGTTCAACATGGGGGATGTCACGATTACTCGCACCGTCATCAAGCTAACGAGTGGAGAGCTTGGTTACAGCTACCTACAGGGGCGAAGCAAGCCTCATGCAGAGCTAGCAGCCGTCGTCGATGCCTTGATGCAAAACGGACAACAAGCCGAAGTGCTCAACACGCAACTGATTGAGCCTTTGGCAGCGATGAAACATGAACGAGACAGTCAACGTCGCCAAGAAGTGGCTTCAAGCAAAGTGGACTTTTTTACCATGGTTCGCGGAGAAGATTAG
- a CDS encoding DapH/DapD/GlmU-related protein has protein sequence MSQPLSPTLNSEPSVAESSKLHNVELGRWTEIADRCVLNNVKVGDYSYIQNDCNLMFTEIGKFTSIAASVRLNPSNHPWWRPTLHHFTYRPGKYQLGEDPTSLDDEVFSWREEDKVQVGHDVWIGHGVIVLPGITIGNGSIIGAGSVVTKDVPPYSIVVGNPARVLRPRFEDPSYGERLESLQWWHWDDEKLAEALPLFQKDCGEFLGHFEEV, from the coding sequence ATGAGCCAACCACTTTCCCCAACCCTAAACAGCGAACCTAGCGTTGCTGAAAGCAGTAAGTTACACAACGTTGAACTTGGGCGCTGGACTGAAATCGCTGACCGTTGCGTGCTAAATAACGTGAAAGTTGGAGACTACAGCTATATCCAAAATGACTGTAACCTGATGTTTACCGAAATAGGTAAATTCACATCAATCGCCGCATCGGTTCGTCTGAATCCGAGCAACCATCCGTGGTGGCGTCCAACGTTGCATCATTTCACTTATCGTCCGGGCAAGTATCAACTAGGCGAAGACCCTACTTCATTGGACGATGAGGTGTTCTCGTGGCGAGAGGAAGACAAAGTACAGGTTGGACACGATGTGTGGATTGGTCACGGAGTGATTGTTCTTCCGGGTATTACGATTGGCAATGGCTCGATTATCGGAGCGGGTAGTGTGGTGACCAAAGACGTACCGCCATACTCAATTGTGGTTGGTAACCCTGCCAGGGTGCTACGCCCTCGCTTTGAAGATCCTAGCTATGGCGAGAGACTGGAAAGCCTTCAATGGTGGCATTGGGATGATGAAAAGCTTGCAGAAGCATTGCCACTTTTCCAAAAAGATTGCGGTGAGTTCTTGGGTCACTTTGAGGAAGTTTAA
- the phnM gene encoding alpha-D-ribose 1-methylphosphonate 5-triphosphate diphosphatase, with protein MIITNVNLVLENEVVRGSVELRDGVIANMSDSTSQLPGAFDGENGFLMPGLIELHTDNLEKYFTPRPKVNWPPLSAMSAHDTQLIGSGITTVLDAVALGDYRDGNRQENLDQFINTVAESQKRGLTRAEHRIHLRCEVPHSTTVGLFERYVNMPEVQLVSLMDHAPGQRQFVNIDKYRTYYQGKYNMTDAEMAVYEKDQVAQSQRWSKQNRDEITRQCRDLNIPTASHDDATSAHVTESKELGMVIAEFPTTVEAAKRSHELGLKVMMGAPNVIRGGSHSGNVAAHELASLGVLDILSSDYYPVSLLDAVFTLVNDERNNLDVAQAVQLATLNPAQALGLTDRGVIAEGKRADLVLAHRLDDHQLVSRVWREGKKVF; from the coding sequence ATGATTATTACCAACGTAAATCTGGTGCTTGAAAATGAAGTAGTGCGTGGCTCTGTTGAGCTGCGAGACGGCGTGATCGCCAACATGTCTGACTCGACAAGCCAGCTTCCGGGTGCCTTTGATGGTGAGAATGGCTTCTTGATGCCGGGTTTAATTGAGTTGCATACCGACAATCTAGAGAAGTACTTCACGCCAAGGCCAAAGGTAAATTGGCCACCGCTTTCGGCAATGAGCGCTCATGATACCCAGTTAATTGGGTCGGGCATCACCACGGTGCTTGATGCGGTTGCTTTGGGTGACTATCGAGATGGCAATCGCCAAGAGAATCTCGACCAGTTTATTAATACCGTAGCCGAGAGCCAGAAGCGTGGTCTAACCCGTGCCGAGCACCGCATCCACTTGCGCTGTGAAGTGCCGCACTCGACTACTGTTGGCTTGTTTGAGCGTTACGTGAATATGCCAGAAGTACAGTTGGTGTCCTTGATGGATCACGCGCCGGGTCAGCGTCAATTTGTGAACATTGATAAGTACCGTACTTACTATCAGGGTAAGTACAACATGACGGATGCTGAAATGGCGGTCTACGAAAAAGACCAGGTTGCTCAGTCACAGCGTTGGTCGAAACAGAATCGTGATGAGATCACTCGTCAGTGCCGTGATTTGAACATTCCAACCGCAAGCCACGATGATGCAACCAGCGCACATGTGACGGAATCTAAAGAGTTGGGCATGGTCATCGCAGAGTTTCCAACCACAGTTGAAGCGGCAAAGCGTTCTCATGAATTAGGATTGAAGGTAATGATGGGTGCGCCAAACGTGATTCGTGGCGGTTCGCACTCGGGCAACGTCGCAGCGCATGAACTGGCATCTTTGGGCGTGTTAGATATTTTGTCTTCTGATTACTACCCAGTGAGCTTGTTAGACGCGGTATTTACGCTAGTGAATGATGAGCGCAATAACCTCGATGTAGCACAGGCGGTGCAATTGGCGACATTGAATCCTGCACAAGCTCTTGGCTTAACTGACCGTGGTGTCATCGCGGAAGGTAAGCGTGCCGATCTGGTATTAGCGCATCGTTTGGATGATCACCAGCTAGTATCTCGTGTGTGGCGTGAAGGCAAGAAGGTATTCTAA
- the phnK gene encoding phosphonate C-P lyase system protein PhnK produces MNAVTKMKHEWNQSEQPLLSVSNLTKLYAPGKGFQNVSFDLFPGEVLGIVGESGSGKSTLLKSLSGRQTPDSGEVIYLRGDADKQISQLEDLYQMAESQRRHLLRTEWGVVHQHPMDGLRGRVSAGGNIGERLMAVGERNYGEIREKSAKWLGDVEIPTDRMDDMPTTFSGGMQQRLQIARNLVTHPKLIFMDEPTGGLDVSVQAKLLDLLRRLVTELELAVVIVTHDLAVARLLAHRLMVMRRSEVVESGLTDQVLDDPQHPYTQLLVSSVLQN; encoded by the coding sequence ATGAACGCTGTGACGAAGATGAAACACGAATGGAACCAGTCAGAGCAGCCTCTGTTGTCTGTCTCTAATCTCACTAAGCTTTATGCGCCGGGTAAGGGCTTTCAGAACGTATCTTTTGACCTTTTCCCTGGAGAAGTGTTGGGCATTGTGGGTGAGTCTGGCTCGGGTAAAAGTACCTTATTGAAGTCGCTTTCTGGCCGTCAAACCCCAGACAGCGGTGAGGTGATTTACTTGCGTGGTGACGCGGATAAGCAAATCTCACAACTGGAAGACTTGTACCAAATGGCGGAAAGCCAGCGTCGTCACTTGCTTCGCACCGAGTGGGGCGTGGTGCACCAACATCCAATGGATGGCTTACGCGGCCGAGTATCGGCGGGTGGCAACATTGGTGAGCGCCTAATGGCAGTGGGCGAACGTAACTATGGCGAAATTCGTGAGAAATCCGCGAAATGGCTCGGTGATGTTGAGATCCCAACGGATCGAATGGATGACATGCCGACGACTTTTTCTGGTGGTATGCAGCAGAGATTACAGATCGCTCGCAACCTTGTGACTCACCCTAAGTTGATCTTCATGGATGAGCCGACTGGTGGTTTGGATGTATCGGTACAGGCTAAGTTGCTCGATCTTCTTCGCCGCTTGGTGACAGAGCTTGAATTGGCCGTGGTGATCGTAACCCACGATCTTGCTGTAGCTCGTTTGCTTGCCCATCGATTAATGGTGATGCGCCGCAGTGAAGTAGTAGAAAGTGGCCTTACCGATCAAGTGCTTGATGACCCTCAACACCCATACACACAATTGCTAGTTTCTTCTGTATTGCAGAATTAA
- a CDS encoding alpha-D-ribose 1-methylphosphonate 5-phosphate C-P-lyase PhnJ yields MNTATLNAPIGNASAPFNTEETASQSPLGATGYNYGYLDEQTKRMIRRALLKAVSIPGYQVPFGGREMPMPYGWGTGGVQITAAIIGQPDTLKVIDQGADDTTNAVSIREFFKSIASANTTEKTTEASIIQTRHRIPEVDLQEDQILVYQVPIPEPLRFIEPRETETRKMHALQEYGIMHVKLYEDIARFGHISTAYAYPVRVNDRYIMDPSPIPKFDNPKMDNMAALQLFGAGREKRIYAVPPYTKVQSLDFEDHPFEIQQWDEPCAICGSTDTFLDEVVMDDQGSHMFVCSDTDYCREQQENNA; encoded by the coding sequence ATGAACACAGCAACGCTTAATGCACCGATAGGTAACGCTTCAGCGCCATTCAATACTGAAGAAACAGCATCTCAAAGCCCACTAGGTGCGACGGGCTACAACTACGGCTACCTTGATGAGCAAACCAAGCGCATGATTCGTCGTGCTTTGCTTAAAGCGGTTTCCATTCCGGGTTATCAAGTGCCATTTGGCGGTCGCGAGATGCCAATGCCTTACGGTTGGGGAACGGGTGGTGTTCAGATCACCGCTGCAATAATCGGCCAGCCAGACACGCTAAAAGTGATTGACCAAGGGGCAGATGACACAACAAACGCCGTGTCGATTCGTGAGTTCTTCAAGTCCATCGCCAGTGCAAACACGACTGAAAAAACGACGGAAGCGAGCATTATTCAGACTCGCCACCGTATTCCTGAAGTTGATCTTCAAGAAGATCAGATCTTGGTGTATCAGGTGCCGATCCCAGAGCCGCTGCGCTTTATTGAACCACGTGAAACTGAGACTCGTAAAATGCATGCGTTGCAAGAGTACGGAATCATGCACGTCAAACTTTATGAAGACATCGCTCGTTTTGGACACATCTCAACAGCTTACGCTTACCCAGTGCGAGTAAACGATCGCTACATCATGGATCCATCGCCAATTCCTAAATTCGATAACCCGAAAATGGACAACATGGCAGCACTACAACTGTTTGGCGCGGGTCGTGAAAAGCGTATTTACGCCGTTCCTCCTTACACCAAGGTTCAAAGTCTAGATTTTGAAGATCACCCATTTGAGATTCAACAATGGGACGAACCATGTGCGATTTGTGGTTCGACGGATACTTTCCTTGATGAAGTCGTTATGGATGACCAAGGCTCACATATGTTCGTGTGTTCAGACACGGATTACTGTCGCGAACAACAGGAGAACAACGCATGA
- the phnN gene encoding ribose 1,5-bisphosphokinase, with product MSKGHSFDVNGVANAAPKADKLGQLYFVIGPSGAGKDSIISALREQFVEDLVVVHRYITRAADAGGENHVELSDDEFFIRYSRNMFAMSWQAHGMSYGIGQEVYQWMDAGLSVVVNGSRAYLDAARELFGERLVPVVVSVNPEVLEARLRARGRESEAQIALRLQRAADYCIDSASGSSALNNTLCIDNSGTLEQSIAQFARLKEQAERLAEPIGGFA from the coding sequence ATGTCTAAAGGTCATTCATTTGATGTGAATGGGGTGGCGAACGCTGCCCCTAAAGCTGACAAACTGGGTCAGCTTTATTTCGTAATTGGTCCTTCTGGGGCGGGGAAAGATTCAATTATCTCAGCGCTACGAGAGCAATTTGTTGAAGACTTGGTGGTCGTTCATCGCTACATCACACGTGCAGCCGATGCTGGTGGCGAAAACCACGTAGAGCTCAGTGATGATGAATTCTTCATTCGTTATTCACGCAATATGTTCGCAATGAGTTGGCAAGCGCACGGCATGAGTTATGGCATTGGCCAAGAAGTGTATCAGTGGATGGATGCCGGTTTGAGTGTCGTGGTTAATGGCTCACGTGCGTATTTGGATGCGGCAAGAGAGTTGTTTGGCGAACGACTAGTCCCTGTTGTGGTGAGCGTTAACCCCGAGGTGTTAGAAGCACGCTTGCGAGCTCGCGGACGAGAGAGTGAAGCGCAGATAGCCCTTCGCTTACAACGTGCGGCAGACTATTGTATCGATTCAGCATCAGGCTCATCGGCTCTCAATAATACGCTGTGTATTGATAATAGCGGTACGCTTGAGCAGAGCATTGCGCAGTTCGCCCGTTTAAAAGAACAAGCTGAAAGGCTCGCAGAACCTATAGGTGGTTTCGCATGA
- the phnP gene encoding phosphonate metabolism protein PhnP, with the protein MKLTMLGTANSAMVPVYGCDCSVCGAALEDPNLRREKSSAYLEHNGKFLLLDANAPDLMRRFPAGSIDQILLTHYHMDHVHSLFDLRWGAGDKISVISPDDPLGCDDLYKHPGILDFSLRAQAFKSFVWQGITITPLPLNHSKLCLGYCFEFDGKRLAYLTDTVGLPKQTERWLKEFPVDWLITDCNYSPIEDPQARASLNHNDFHHILDIDETCRPTNLGLIHVSHHMLGWAEQHPQAFSERLRILNDGEEITL; encoded by the coding sequence ATGAAGTTAACCATGTTAGGCACAGCCAACAGTGCGATGGTACCGGTTTATGGGTGTGATTGTTCGGTGTGTGGTGCTGCTCTCGAAGACCCAAACTTGAGGCGTGAAAAGTCATCGGCTTACCTTGAACATAATGGTAAGTTTTTACTACTGGATGCCAATGCTCCTGATCTCATGCGCCGTTTTCCAGCGGGCTCGATAGACCAGATCTTATTGACTCATTACCACATGGATCATGTCCATAGTTTGTTTGATCTTCGCTGGGGCGCTGGCGATAAGATCTCGGTGATTTCACCGGATGACCCGCTTGGCTGCGACGATCTTTATAAACACCCTGGTATCTTGGACTTTTCACTGCGAGCACAAGCATTTAAATCGTTTGTTTGGCAGGGAATCACCATCACGCCATTACCCCTCAATCACTCTAAACTTTGTCTTGGTTATTGCTTTGAATTCGATGGCAAGCGCTTGGCTTATTTAACCGACACGGTAGGGCTGCCAAAACAAACCGAGCGTTGGTTGAAAGAGTTTCCCGTTGATTGGTTAATTACCGATTGTAATTACTCGCCAATTGAAGACCCTCAAGCTCGAGCTAGCCTAAACCACAACGACTTCCACCATATTTTAGACATCGATGAAACCTGTCGCCCCACAAATCTGGGCCTGATTCACGTCAGCCACCACATGCTTGGCTGGGCTGAGCAACATCCACAAGCCTTTTCAGAGCGACTGCGCATTCTCAACGATGGCGAGGAGATAACCCTATGA
- the phnF gene encoding phosphonate metabolism transcriptional regulator PhnF has product MPVYLDIASELEKEVKDHFVPGDYLPPESKLAERFAVNRHTLRRAVDELVSTGLIQRHQGKGNMVIRQPSEYRLHSGAHFTKNLIEQGAMPRCEVLQSRLINVPPKIAGYLKIEEGSKVIHIRTLRKTGDTPRTIIDHYLPNVEWWPILKNFTNGSLHQFIQRGLETDLERKETRVGAKIPTNEECRLLQISTSTSLLKIKTTNVIKGTQVIAEFSSSNTRADATEIVMEH; this is encoded by the coding sequence ATGCCCGTTTACTTAGATATTGCCTCAGAGCTTGAAAAGGAAGTGAAAGACCACTTTGTGCCAGGTGACTACTTACCACCTGAATCCAAATTGGCTGAGCGCTTTGCAGTAAACCGTCACACGCTTCGCCGCGCAGTCGATGAACTCGTGTCAACGGGCTTGATTCAACGCCACCAAGGCAAAGGCAACATGGTGATTCGTCAGCCAAGTGAATATCGACTTCACTCAGGAGCACATTTCACCAAGAACCTGATTGAGCAAGGTGCGATGCCAAGATGTGAGGTGCTTCAGTCTCGTCTTATCAATGTACCCCCAAAGATTGCGGGCTACTTGAAGATTGAAGAGGGGAGCAAGGTTATTCACATCCGTACCCTGCGAAAAACCGGAGATACACCGAGAACCATCATTGACCACTACCTACCCAATGTGGAGTGGTGGCCGATTCTTAAGAACTTCACCAACGGTTCTTTGCACCAATTTATTCAGCGTGGCTTGGAAACTGATTTAGAGCGAAAAGAGACTCGAGTGGGCGCGAAAATCCCAACCAATGAAGAGTGTCGTTTGTTGCAAATCAGCACCAGTACATCGCTACTCAAAATTAAAACCACCAACGTAATCAAAGGCACGCAAGTGATAGCGGAATTTTCAAGTTCGAACACCCGTGCCGACGCAACCGAAATTGTAATGGAGCACTAA
- the phnL gene encoding phosphonate C-P lyase system protein PhnL produces MNTKLTVNNVSKTFVLHNQNSVELPVLTGANFSVDSGECVVLHGHSGSGKSTLLRALYANYLVDSGSINVVHQGNMLDLAKATPREIINVRKHTIGWVSQFLRVIPRISALEVVMQPMLEMGGCAQEAQERAKLLLTRLNVPEHLWHLAPATFSGGEQQRVNIARGFIVDYPILLLDEPTASLDATNSAVVVSLIEEAKAGGAAIIGIFHDEATRDLVADRLYDVKLQKDISPKQLTTACA; encoded by the coding sequence ATGAATACCAAATTAACCGTAAACAACGTCAGCAAAACCTTTGTGCTGCACAATCAAAATAGCGTTGAACTGCCAGTTCTCACTGGTGCGAATTTCTCAGTAGACAGTGGTGAATGTGTGGTTTTACACGGTCATTCAGGTTCTGGCAAATCAACGCTGTTGCGCGCGCTATATGCCAATTACCTAGTGGACTCTGGCTCAATTAACGTTGTACACCAAGGCAATATGCTCGACCTTGCGAAAGCGACACCAAGAGAAATCATCAACGTACGTAAACACACCATAGGTTGGGTGAGCCAGTTCTTACGTGTCATTCCACGTATCAGTGCACTGGAAGTAGTGATGCAACCTATGTTGGAAATGGGTGGCTGCGCGCAAGAAGCACAAGAGAGAGCTAAGTTACTGCTGACTCGCTTAAACGTACCTGAGCATTTGTGGCACTTAGCGCCTGCAACCTTTTCAGGCGGTGAACAGCAGCGTGTAAACATCGCACGTGGTTTTATTGTTGATTACCCAATCCTACTGCTTGATGAGCCAACGGCTTCGCTTGATGCGACCAACAGCGCAGTGGTTGTGAGTTTGATTGAAGAAGCCAAAGCAGGCGGCGCTGCAATCATCGGTATCTTCCATGATGAAGCAACACGAGATTTGGTCGCTGACCGCCTGTATGACGTGAAGCTACAAAAAGACATTTCACCAAAACAACTCACCACAGCGTGTGCGTAA
- the phnH gene encoding phosphonate C-P lyase system protein PhnH produces MSMISPAFQDAVHDSQQCFRLLLKAMSEPGTVVTLNRCEGFGSMMSAAAQTLLSMADNATPIWLSSTLKADHAVTENIKFHIGAPIVEQTQQASFAAISAQDLQDVDWSELTFNLGNEEYPDTSATVVIEVDSLTSGAELSLSGPGIQSEQAAFFSGLPAGFIAHLKERQSLVKFPLGVDFIFVANQQALCLPRTTKVEATTCTLL; encoded by the coding sequence ATGAGTATGATTTCTCCTGCATTTCAAGATGCAGTTCATGACAGTCAGCAGTGCTTTCGATTGCTGCTCAAGGCGATGTCTGAACCCGGTACCGTCGTAACACTAAATCGTTGCGAAGGCTTTGGTTCAATGATGAGTGCAGCCGCTCAAACGCTACTTTCCATGGCCGACAATGCAACGCCGATCTGGCTATCTTCGACATTAAAAGCTGATCACGCGGTGACTGAAAACATCAAGTTTCACATTGGCGCACCGATTGTAGAGCAGACTCAACAAGCGAGCTTTGCTGCGATTTCAGCACAAGATCTACAGGATGTTGATTGGTCAGAACTGACATTCAATCTCGGCAATGAAGAGTACCCAGATACCTCAGCAACGGTTGTGATTGAGGTTGATAGCTTAACGTCTGGAGCTGAGCTGTCTCTGAGTGGCCCGGGTATTCAAAGTGAACAAGCTGCGTTTTTTAGCGGATTACCGGCGGGCTTTATTGCTCACCTTAAAGAACGCCAATCATTGGTGAAGTTCCCATTAGGTGTCGACTTTATCTTTGTGGCGAACCAGCAAGCGCTGTGTTTGCCTCGTACAACTAAAGTGGAGGCGACAACATGTACGTTGCTGTAA